One window from the genome of Saccharomyces mikatae IFO 1815 strain IFO1815 genome assembly, chromosome: 4 encodes:
- the FPR2 gene encoding peptidylprolyl isomerase family protein FPR2 (similar to Saccharomyces cerevisiae FPR2 (YDR519W); ancestral locus Anc_1.28), whose product MLFNLCLLFSFFSTILAGSLTDLEIGVTKRIPVEKCLVKAMPGDKIEVHYTGSLLESGTVFDSSYSRGSPIAFELGVGRVIKGWDQGVAGMCIGEKRKLQIPSSLAYGESGVPGVIPPGADLVFDVELVNVKSTIN is encoded by the coding sequence ATGCTGTTTAATCTCTgccttcttttctcttttttttccacaaTTCTCGCAGGTTCTTTAACAGATTTGGAAATAGGTGTCACCAAGAGAATACCCGTAGAAAAATGCTTAGTTAAGGCAATGCCAGGTGATAAAATCGAAGTTCATTATACCGGTTCTTTATTAGAATCAGGAACTGTGTTTGATTCAAGTTATTCAAGAGGATCTCCAATCGCGTTTGAACTTGGCGTTGGGAGAGTCATTAAAGGTTGGGATCAAGGTGTTGCCGGAATGTGCATTGgcgaaaaaagaaagctgCAAATCCCAAGTTCTTTGGCTTACGGAGAAAGTGGCGTTCCAGGCGTCATCCCTCCAGGTGCTGATTTAGTGTTTGATGTTGAATTAGTGAATGTGAAATCCACCATTAACTAA